From Methanobrevibacter sp., a single genomic window includes:
- a CDS encoding LUD domain-containing protein, whose translation MKEDELETMRKSFDTVKNRFNSLKESPSTKRLISKGREIKKYSIEHNEELFNQVCESFKRNGIDFEFATDTQDALKIISDLLLEYDCNTVAKAKSNTLGEINLKKHLSHSIDVVETDLGDRILQLKKTDNKPVHPTGPASHLNVSNIADIVNESLDVDVSPVPREIMETVREDVLNRLKNANVGISGANAIASEEGSIVMVHNEGNISLVSLMDLHIIVAGIDKIVPTLEDAISIVKLETIFATGNYVTSYINIISGPSKTADIEKKLLKNMYGAEKVVVILLDNGRSHAIEECLYCIGCGNCVVHCPVYNAVGNEFGFNNYLGGRGVAMSKFIEDDETCFDSGLYMCTLCGLCTLNCPVSIPTNEIIENMRKLSADVGFYPKAHGLIKDNVSNNGSPYHE comes from the coding sequence ATGAAAGAAGATGAACTTGAAACAATGAGAAAATCATTTGACACAGTTAAAAACAGGTTCAATTCTCTTAAAGAATCACCATCCACCAAAAGGCTGATTTCAAAAGGCCGTGAGATTAAAAAATATTCAATTGAACATAACGAAGAGTTATTCAATCAGGTTTGCGAATCATTTAAACGAAATGGTATTGATTTTGAATTCGCCACAGATACTCAAGACGCTTTAAAAATCATATCTGACTTGCTTTTGGAATATGATTGCAATACTGTTGCAAAAGCCAAGTCCAATACATTAGGAGAAATCAACCTTAAAAAACATTTATCACACAGCATTGATGTTGTTGAAACAGATTTGGGAGACCGGATTTTACAGCTTAAAAAAACCGATAATAAACCGGTTCATCCAACAGGGCCGGCCTCACATCTGAACGTATCAAATATTGCAGATATTGTAAATGAATCTTTGGATGTTGATGTCAGTCCCGTTCCAAGGGAAATCATGGAAACAGTAAGGGAAGATGTGTTAAATCGTTTGAAAAATGCTAATGTAGGTATAAGTGGAGCCAATGCAATTGCATCAGAAGAGGGATCCATTGTAATGGTTCACAATGAGGGCAATATTTCATTAGTTTCTCTGATGGATTTGCATATAATTGTAGCTGGAATCGATAAAATAGTGCCTACTCTTGAGGATGCAATATCAATTGTAAAGCTTGAAACAATTTTTGCCACCGGAAACTATGTAACATCATATATCAATATTATTTCAGGACCATCAAAAACAGCCGATATTGAGAAAAAACTCTTAAAAAATATGTATGGTGCTGAAAAGGTAGTGGTTATCTTATTGGATAATGGAAGAAGTCATGCGATTGAAGAATGTCTTTACTGTATTGGCTGCGGAAACTGTGTCGTTCATTGTCCTGTTTATAATGCTGTTGGAAACGAATTTGGATTTAACAACTATCTTGGAGGTCGTGGAGTGGCAATGTCTAAATTCATTGAAGATGATGAGACATGCTTTGATTCCGGTCTTTACATGTGCACTTTATGTGGATTGTGCACTTTAAATTGCCCTGTTTCTATTCCAACTAATGAAATTATTGAAAATATGAGGAAATTGTCGGCGGATGTCGGATTTTATCCCAAAGCTCACGGGTTAATTAAAGATAATGTCTCTAATAACGGCTCTCCATATCATGAATGA
- the cbiQ gene encoding cobalt ECF transporter T component CbiQ, translating to MKFDMDYIAHHNELSQTNPYIKLFLTIGLLIATLALDNLYFDVIVFITMSAVILGIAKINYKSYLKFLSIPMAFLIITCIFLIFFFGKGDVIYETGLFGIVVTTDSLHYGVYTFMRVLGCFPCLGFLALTTPIAQILNCLRTLKVPKVLIEIALLMYNVIFIFLNEIDTMQKAQNSRLGYHSLWSSFKSLGALSSIIFLRSFDKSETLQYALDSRGYSGDLPVYEPRKRED from the coding sequence ATGAAATTTGACATGGACTATATTGCACATCACAATGAGTTATCGCAGACAAACCCTTATATCAAATTGTTTTTAACAATCGGTTTGTTAATTGCTACATTGGCATTGGATAATTTATATTTTGATGTTATTGTTTTTATTACAATGTCTGCTGTCATTTTGGGAATTGCTAAAATTAATTATAAATCTTATTTAAAATTTTTATCCATTCCAATGGCATTTCTTATTATAACATGTATATTCTTAATATTCTTCTTTGGAAAAGGAGATGTTATATATGAAACTGGCCTTTTTGGCATTGTTGTAACAACAGACTCTTTACACTATGGAGTCTATACATTTATGCGCGTATTGGGATGTTTTCCATGTTTGGGGTTTTTAGCACTTACAACACCTATTGCCCAAATTTTAAATTGTTTAAGAACACTGAAAGTTCCCAAAGTTTTAATAGAAATTGCACTCTTAATGTATAATGTTATATTCATTTTTTTAAATGAAATTGATACTATGCAGAAAGCACAGAATTCAAGACTGGGATATCATTCTTTATGGTCTTCATTTAAGTCGCTAGGTGCTCTTTCAAGTATTATATTTTTAAGGTCTTTTGATAAAAGCGAAACATTGCAGTATGCTTTGGACTCAAGAGGATATTCTGGTGACCTTCCGGTTTATGAACCAAGAAAAAGAGAGGATTAA
- a CDS encoding (Fe-S)-binding protein — MLYFRGCTAREKLPDIQASTEKLLRLADVDYHILDDEKCCGSVLFRTGFLKEAHEQIKKNTEILKGKTIITSCAGCYKTLTEDYEGLDVIHISQLLNQLIKEGKLNLSKADLHVTYHDSCHLGRHCRIFDEPRDVIKSVANLVEMGNVGEYSLCCGAGGGVKSAYPEIANQMSESRIEQARKTGCKTLITTCPFCKLNLDADDLEILDLTEFLVKYGGVNERR, encoded by the coding sequence ATGCTGTATTTTAGAGGTTGCACCGCCCGTGAAAAATTGCCGGATATTCAAGCATCAACAGAAAAATTGTTAAGATTGGCCGATGTAGATTATCATATTTTAGATGATGAAAAATGCTGCGGATCTGTTTTATTTAGAACAGGTTTTTTAAAGGAAGCTCATGAACAAATAAAAAAGAATACTGAAATTTTAAAAGGAAAAACCATAATCACTTCCTGTGCAGGATGTTATAAAACTCTAACTGAAGATTATGAAGGATTGGATGTAATTCACATTTCCCAGCTTTTAAATCAATTAATTAAGGAAGGAAAGTTAAATTTGTCTAAAGCTGACTTGCATGTTACTTATCACGATTCCTGTCATCTGGGACGGCATTGCCGTATTTTTGATGAACCAAGAGATGTAATCAAGTCTGTTGCAAATCTGGTTGAAATGGGTAATGTTGGCGAATATAGTTTATGCTGCGGAGCAGGAGGAGGCGTAAAATCGGCTTATCCTGAAATTGCAAATCAGATGTCAGAGTCAAGAATAGAACAGGCAAGAAAAACTGGCTGCAAAACATTAATAACCACATGTCCTTTTTGCAAACTTAATCTGGATGCTGATGATTTGGAAATACTTGATTTGACTGAATTTTTAGTAAAATATGGTGGTGTAAATGAAAGAAGATGA
- a CDS encoding energy-coupling factor ABC transporter substrate-binding protein: MNRSTLIILSVICIVLFIAPLIMYNGLGEDDGYFGGADGAAGEAIEETGFEPWFSSIWEPPSGEIESLLFALQAAIGAIIIGYAFGYWRGQSKE, from the coding sequence ATGAATAGATCTACATTAATTATTTTATCAGTTATTTGTATAGTATTATTTATCGCACCACTGATTATGTATAATGGTCTTGGTGAAGATGACGGATATTTTGGTGGAGCAGACGGTGCTGCCGGTGAAGCTATTGAGGAAACTGGTTTCGAGCCTTGGTTTTCATCCATCTGGGAACCTCCTAGTGGTGAAATAGAAAGTTTATTATTTGCTCTTCAAGCAGCTATAGGTGCAATAATTATTGGTTATGCATTCGGTTACTGGAGAGGTCAAAGTAAAGAATAA
- the cbiM gene encoding cobalt ECF transporter S component CbiM produces the protein MHIMEGYLPLTWCIVWLVISFIVVAFGVYQIKKIIEDQPESKALIAVSGAFMFVLSSLKLPSVTGSCSHPCGNGLSAALFGPAVTAVLATVVLLFQAILLAHGGLTTIGANIFSMGIVGPFVAWIVYKSLTKANVSSTIAIFFAAFLGDLLTYVATSFQLALAFPTPTFTDSLVKFLVIFAVTQIPLAIGEGILTVIIWDRLKAYKPKLLDKLGALAPNEA, from the coding sequence ATGCATATTATGGAAGGATATCTACCATTAACATGGTGTATTGTATGGCTTGTCATATCATTCATCGTTGTTGCTTTTGGTGTTTATCAAATTAAGAAAATTATTGAGGATCAACCTGAATCTAAAGCTTTAATTGCTGTAAGCGGTGCATTCATGTTTGTTTTATCATCTTTGAAATTACCTTCTGTTACTGGAAGTTGTTCTCACCCTTGTGGTAACGGATTAAGTGCAGCTTTATTCGGCCCTGCTGTAACTGCAGTATTGGCAACTGTCGTTTTATTGTTCCAGGCAATTTTACTTGCTCACGGTGGTTTAACCACTATTGGTGCAAATATCTTCTCAATGGGTATTGTAGGTCCGTTTGTAGCTTGGATTGTATATAAAAGTTTAACTAAGGCTAATGTATCTTCTACCATTGCAATATTCTTTGCAGCATTTTTAGGAGATTTATTAACCTATGTAGCTACTTCATTCCAATTAGCACTTGCTTTTCCTACCCCTACATTCACAGACTCATTAGTAAAATTCTTAGTTATTTTCGCAGTAACTCAAATTCCTTTAGCTATTGGTGAAGGTATATTGACTGTAATTATCTGGGATAGATTAAAAGCTTATAAACCAAAATTATTAGATAAACTCGGAGCATTAGCTCCTAATGAAGCATAA
- a CDS encoding (5-formylfuran-3-yl)methyl phosphate synthase: MLLLISPINREEALESIKGGADIVDVKNPKEGSLGANFPWVIKEIRNLTPEDKLVSATLGDVPYKPGTVSLAAMGAHVSGADYIKVGLYGTENHDEAVEVMENVVKTVKDVSEDTIIVAAGYADAHRVGAVDPMEIPKVAHDAGCDLAMLDTAVKDGHTLFDYLDLDQLKEFVEEAHGYGLLTALAGSIKKDQLKPLNDIGCDVVGIRGAACVGGDRNTGKIHHTAVAELKELCDSF, from the coding sequence ATGCTTCTATTAATTAGTCCTATAAATCGTGAAGAAGCTCTTGAATCTATTAAAGGCGGAGCAGACATTGTTGATGTGAAAAATCCTAAGGAAGGTTCTTTAGGCGCTAATTTCCCGTGGGTGATTAAGGAAATTAGAAATTTAACTCCTGAAGACAAGCTTGTAAGTGCAACTTTGGGAGATGTACCTTACAAGCCAGGTACAGTATCTCTTGCAGCAATGGGGGCTCATGTTTCTGGAGCAGATTATATTAAAGTTGGATTATATGGAACAGAAAACCATGATGAAGCTGTTGAAGTCATGGAAAATGTTGTTAAAACTGTAAAAGATGTTAGTGAGGATACAATTATTGTAGCAGCAGGATATGCAGATGCTCACCGTGTAGGTGCAGTTGATCCTATGGAAATTCCAAAAGTTGCACATGATGCAGGATGCGATCTTGCAATGTTGGATACTGCTGTTAAAGACGGTCATACTTTATTTGATTATTTAGATTTAGATCAATTAAAAGAATTTGTTGAAGAGGCACATGGATATGGTTTATTAACTGCACTTGCAGGTTCTATTAAAAAGGACCAATTAAAACCATTAAACGACATTGGTTGTGATGTTGTTGGTATCAGGGGAGCTGCTTGTGTAGGTGGTGACAGAAACAC
- the pyrF gene encoding orotidine-5'-phosphate decarboxylase codes for MNIKNNLILALDVMSESEAIEICDSVKEYIDTIKIGYPLALAEGLEIINKLKDKFGFKVICDFKVADIDATNSKICDETFKAGADAIICHGFVGSDSVQACLDMANKHKKELFLLTEMSHPGAKMFLQKNADAIAQMGVDMGITNYVAPATRLERLSDIRNIVGSRSYIISPGVGKQGGDGKKTLKYSNAIIVGRSIYESENPESACKNLIESLK; via the coding sequence ATGAATATAAAAAATAACTTAATTTTAGCACTTGACGTAATGAGTGAAAGTGAAGCTATTGAAATTTGTGATTCTGTTAAAGAATATATTGATACAATAAAAATCGGTTACCCCTTGGCATTGGCTGAAGGACTTGAAATCATCAACAAATTAAAAGATAAATTTGGCTTTAAAGTAATCTGCGACTTTAAAGTGGCAGATATTGATGCAACAAACTCCAAAATATGCGATGAAACATTCAAAGCAGGGGCAGATGCAATAATATGCCATGGTTTTGTAGGATCAGACAGCGTTCAAGCATGCTTAGATATGGCAAATAAACACAAAAAAGAATTATTTTTACTTACCGAAATGTCACATCCCGGAGCAAAAATGTTTCTGCAGAAAAATGCAGATGCAATAGCTCAGATGGGAGTTGATATGGGAATTACAAACTATGTTGCACCGGCAACAAGACTTGAGAGATTATCCGATATAAGAAATATCGTTGGAAGCAGATCATACATCATATCCCCCGGTGTTGGAAAACAGGGAGGAGACGGTAAAAAAACACTTAAATATTCAAATGCAATTATTGTTGGAAGAAGCATCTATGAAAGTGAAAATCCTGAAAGTGCATGTAAAAATTTAATCGAATCCTTAAAATAA
- a CDS encoding deoxyhypusine synthase, with product MKVNQIDVESSMKISDLIDEFDESGVLGAGKVARASNILVDMIQDNDMSVFMSLGGPLIPGGMRNIVTKMIKEGHVDLIVASGANITHDLVEAFGGSHYRHEGKDDEELNEEGIGRIADINVGSDDFTIFESEILKIFEKISSKRNVISIQELLYEIGLLVEDENSFVASAARNNVPIFAPGLIDSMMGLQLWIFSQDHDFTISAAGDMPYLSDIVFESPKVGAILLGGGLTKHYTLASNVIKGGLDSAIQITMDRPEAGSLGGAPLEEAKSWAKARCGSKLASVVGDVTVIFPLIYAAALDKLE from the coding sequence ATGAAAGTTAACCAAATTGATGTAGAAAGTAGTATGAAAATATCAGATTTAATAGATGAATTTGATGAATCAGGTGTTTTAGGAGCAGGCAAGGTTGCCCGTGCATCCAATATTTTAGTTGATATGATTCAGGATAATGATATGAGCGTATTTATGAGTCTCGGAGGTCCTTTAATACCTGGAGGCATGAGAAATATTGTAACTAAAATGATTAAAGAGGGACATGTCGATTTAATAGTTGCAAGCGGAGCCAATATAACACATGATCTTGTTGAAGCTTTTGGAGGATCACACTATCGTCATGAAGGAAAAGATGATGAAGAGCTCAATGAAGAAGGAATAGGTCGTATTGCAGATATTAATGTTGGTTCTGATGATTTCACTATTTTTGAAAGTGAAATACTGAAAATATTTGAGAAAATATCCTCTAAAAGAAATGTTATCTCAATTCAGGAATTGTTGTATGAAATAGGCCTTCTGGTTGAAGATGAAAACTCCTTTGTAGCCAGTGCTGCAAGGAATAACGTCCCGATTTTTGCACCGGGGTTAATTGATTCAATGATGGGCTTGCAGCTCTGGATTTTTTCACAGGACCATGACTTTACAATAAGCGCTGCCGGTGATATGCCATATCTCTCAGACATTGTATTTGAATCTCCAAAAGTAGGTGCAATCCTTTTAGGAGGGGGCCTTACAAAACATTATACTTTGGCTTCTAATGTTATTAAAGGCGGTCTTGATTCCGCTATCCAAATTACAATGGATAGGCCTGAAGCAGGTAGTTTAGGTGGAGCTCCCTTAGAAGAAGCAAAATCATGGGCAAAGGCAAGATGCGGATCTAAATTGGCCAGTGTGGTTGGGGATGTTACAGTTATTTTCCCTTTAATTTATGCAGCTGCATTGGATAAACTTGAATAG
- a CDS encoding ATP-binding cassette domain-containing protein — MLEVKNLKYSYDGICQALKGVNLKIEKGRMVALLGENGAGKSTLFLHLNGIYRPDEGQIFIDGEEVKYDKKSLLKVRQKVGIVFQNPDDQIFAPTVEEDVAFGPLNLGLPMEEVQDRVEEALARVGMSGYEKTAPHHLSGGQKKRVAIAGILAMKPEIMVLDEPTAGLDPKGVIGLSKLLRELNDEGITIVISTHNVDFVPNYAQRVYVLADGVVIAEGSPKEIFARTEILEQACLKVPVMTELFQKLEDEGLDMNGDYPLTIDEAKDKFLDLLNMN; from the coding sequence ATGTTAGAAGTAAAAAATCTTAAATATTCCTATGACGGTATTTGTCAAGCGCTTAAGGGAGTAAACTTAAAAATCGAAAAAGGCAGGATGGTTGCTCTTTTAGGTGAAAATGGTGCAGGCAAATCTACACTGTTTCTTCATTTAAATGGAATTTACAGACCTGACGAAGGTCAGATTTTTATTGATGGTGAAGAAGTAAAATATGATAAAAAATCATTACTTAAAGTTAGACAGAAAGTCGGAATTGTATTTCAAAATCCCGATGACCAGATTTTCGCCCCAACTGTTGAAGAAGATGTTGCATTCGGACCTCTCAATCTGGGGTTGCCTATGGAAGAAGTTCAGGACAGAGTTGAAGAAGCACTGGCTCGGGTTGGAATGTCAGGATATGAAAAAACAGCCCCTCATCATTTAAGTGGAGGGCAAAAGAAAAGAGTTGCAATTGCAGGAATTCTTGCAATGAAACCTGAAATAATGGTTTTGGATGAACCGACAGCAGGTCTTGATCCGAAAGGAGTTATCGGATTGTCCAAATTGTTAAGAGAACTTAATGATGAAGGAATTACAATTGTAATATCAACACATAATGTTGATTTTGTTCCAAATTATGCTCAAAGGGTATATGTACTGGCTGATGGTGTGGTAATTGCAGAAGGCAGTCCTAAAGAGATTTTTGCAAGAACAGAAATTCTTGAACAGGCTTGCTTGAAAGTGCCTGTTATGACCGAACTATTCCAGAAACTTGAAGACGAAGGTTTGGATATGAACGGGGACTATCCGTTAACAATTGATGAAGCTAAGGATAAGTTTCTAGATTTGTTAAATATGAACTGA
- a CDS encoding TIGR04083 family peptide-modifying radical SAM enzyme, which yields MTFHVMIIPTLNCPSRCKYCWGSENTKEMMDIEVIDQIITWLGDFRDDKVHFTFHGGEPLLAGYDFYKTALEKLSGLPNLDGFSLQSNIWLLTEELIDLFVEYGVVVSTSIDGPKDINDYQRGEGYFDKTMSKYELAKSKGLIINFVLTVTDYSKDFSDELYDFFKNEKMNLKIHAALPSLRGDNADPWALDQEEHGKLLVDWLDKYLYDLDKFSIMDLDHICKSALRRRGTLCTFADCIGTTLAVGFDGSIYPCYRFVGMEDYVLGNVVDSPSFDDLKTSDAWAKLQEFRDYVDENCKKCRYVKYCEGGCPYNAIVAYQTPQAVDPQCSAYKIIFGEVSKRMNKEFASSAFGLGGKAPRKEGDAFSIMDLAMKP from the coding sequence ATGACATTTCATGTAATGATTATACCAACACTTAATTGTCCATCAAGATGCAAATATTGTTGGGGTTCTGAAAACACAAAAGAAATGATGGATATTGAAGTTATAGACCAGATTATAACCTGGTTAGGGGATTTTAGAGACGATAAAGTTCATTTCACATTTCATGGCGGTGAACCTCTTCTTGCAGGTTATGATTTCTACAAAACAGCTTTGGAAAAACTGTCAGGGCTACCTAATTTAGATGGATTTTCCCTTCAAAGCAATATTTGGCTTTTAACAGAAGAGCTCATAGACTTATTCGTTGAATATGGTGTTGTTGTAAGCACAAGTATTGACGGGCCTAAAGATATTAATGATTATCAAAGAGGGGAAGGTTATTTTGATAAAACCATGTCTAAATATGAACTTGCTAAAAGCAAAGGATTGATAATTAACTTTGTTTTGACAGTAACTGATTACTCCAAAGATTTCTCAGATGAATTATATGATTTCTTTAAAAATGAAAAAATGAATTTGAAGATTCACGCAGCCCTTCCATCTCTGCGGGGGGATAATGCCGATCCTTGGGCACTTGACCAGGAAGAACATGGAAAACTCCTAGTTGACTGGCTGGATAAATACCTTTACGATTTAGATAAGTTTTCAATAATGGATCTGGACCATATCTGTAAGAGTGCACTTAGAAGAAGAGGAACTCTCTGTACATTTGCAGACTGCATAGGAACAACACTGGCTGTTGGATTTGATGGTTCAATTTATCCCTGCTACCGGTTTGTTGGAATGGAAGACTATGTTTTAGGCAATGTGGTTGACAGTCCGAGTTTCGATGATTTGAAAACTTCAGATGCATGGGCAAAACTTCAGGAATTCAGAGATTATGTTGATGAGAACTGTAAAAAATGCAGGTACGTTAAATATTGTGAAGGAGGATGTCCTTACAATGCAATTGTAGCATACCAAACACCTCAGGCAGTTGATCCTCAATGCAGTGCATACAAAATAATTTTTGGTGAAGTTTCAAAAAGAATGAACAAGGAATTTGCCAGTTCTGCATTCGGTTTAGGTGGCAAAGCACCAAGAAAAGAAGGTGATGCATTCAGTATAATGGATTTGGCTATGAAACCGTAG
- the ribC gene encoding riboflavin synthase: MRIGICDTTFARFDMAAAAIDELKNNAYDLKIIRETVPGIKDLPVTAKILIEEENCDIVMALGMPGPMKKDKMCAHEASTGLINAQLMTNTHILEVFVHEDEEEDSVELAKLAENRAREHAQNLIKMMYHRKAMRKEAGMGMREGKEDAGPL; the protein is encoded by the coding sequence ATGAGAATTGGAATTTGTGATACAACATTTGCTCGTTTTGACATGGCTGCAGCAGCTATTGATGAGCTTAAAAATAATGCTTATGATTTAAAAATAATTCGTGAAACAGTTCCGGGCATCAAGGATTTGCCGGTAACAGCTAAGATTCTCATTGAAGAAGAAAACTGCGATATAGTGATGGCTCTTGGAATGCCTGGGCCAATGAAAAAAGATAAGATGTGCGCTCATGAGGCTTCAACTGGTCTGATTAACGCACAGCTCATGACAAACACCCATATTCTGGAAGTGTTTGTACATGAAGATGAAGAGGAAGATTCAGTTGAGCTTGCTAAACTTGCAGAAAACAGGGCACGTGAACATGCACAAAATTTAATTAAAATGATGTATCACAGAAAAGCAATGAGAAAAGAAGCAGGTATGGGAATGCGTGAAGGAAAAGAGGATGCAGGTCCATTATAA
- a CDS encoding glycosyltransferase family 2 protein yields the protein MEFKVRNEDKKDTYVILPAYNEETRITPVIEKIAEMGYKMVIVNDGSSDNTLNVIRESQRKYPDNIFIYSHIVNRGVGVAMQTGFDAVLKYNPKYIVNMDSDGQHDVDDLENVLEPLITGRAQAVIGVRPLKDMPLSRNIANAIMNILTRIFYKVDVSDSQTGFRAITIDALRKININARGYLISSEFIREVNDNEIPFEEVVIKTIYTPETQAKGTNVIVALKILIQMIKHQIR from the coding sequence ATGGAATTTAAAGTTAGAAACGAAGACAAAAAAGATACATATGTTATTCTTCCAGCATACAATGAAGAAACTAGAATTACACCTGTAATTGAAAAAATTGCTGAGATGGGATATAAAATGGTTATTGTTAATGACGGTTCTTCAGATAATACTTTGAATGTTATCAGAGAATCTCAAAGGAAATATCCTGATAATATCTTTATTTACTCACATATTGTTAATCGTGGTGTTGGAGTGGCCATGCAAACAGGTTTTGATGCGGTTTTAAAGTATAATCCAAAATATATAGTCAATATGGATTCTGATGGTCAGCATGATGTTGATGATTTGGAGAATGTATTGGAGCCACTAATAACAGGCAGAGCTCAGGCGGTAATTGGAGTTAGGCCTTTAAAAGACATGCCATTAAGTAGAAATATTGCAAATGCAATCATGAATATTCTTACAAGAATTTTTTATAAAGTGGATGTAAGTGATTCTCAAACAGGTTTTAGAGCCATAACCATCGATGCTTTAAGAAAAATAAATATTAATGCTAGAGGATATCTTATCTCTTCTGAATTCATACGCGAAGTTAATGATAATGAAATTCCATTTGAAGAAGTTGTAATAAAAACTATTTATACTCCCGAAACTCAGGCTAAGGGAACAAATGTAATTGTTGCGCTTAAGATATTAATTCAAATGATTAAACATCAAATCAGGTGA
- a CDS encoding DUF5654 family protein: protein MVSEVTKLIVETILGLITTAFAFVAGLAWNDAIQKLIETVIGTGDALPSLFIYAITVTVLAVVVTVLIARVAAKMDVELENK, encoded by the coding sequence ATGGTAAGTGAAGTTACAAAATTAATAGTGGAAACAATTTTAGGATTAATCACTACCGCATTTGCATTTGTTGCTGGTTTAGCATGGAACGATGCAATTCAAAAACTTATTGAAACTGTTATCGGAACCGGAGATGCGCTTCCCAGTTTATTCATTTATGCAATTACCGTAACTGTTCTTGCAGTTGTCGTTACCGTACTTATTGCAAGAGTTGCTGCTAAAATGGACGTAGAACTTGAAAATAAATAA
- a CDS encoding CBS domain-containing protein produces the protein MLTSVQKEILQTLINLYQSSNAKSIKGEDIAEVMGRNPGTIRNQMQSLRSLGLVKGVPGPRGGYKPTIEAYHSLNITVSDKDFKVPIYKNGKKLKDISVAKIEFTSVPQPSECEAAIKVLGSIKDIALGDTISIGPTPVNNLGILGTIVGRDDMDNILLLDTKTIRCIPKQTVGEIASRDVISFKMDSSVKEAAKKLVDNDIDGAPVMKDGKVVGVFTLSDLVRAIAEDRENLTVSELMSTNVVIVNEDLKIANAIEVMLKKSISRLIVADNNHVLLGIVTRTDLINTISCLDQFPIITN, from the coding sequence ATGTTAACATCTGTTCAAAAGGAAATTTTACAAACTCTTATTAATTTATACCAATCATCTAATGCTAAATCTATTAAGGGTGAAGACATTGCTGAGGTTATGGGAAGAAATCCCGGAACAATCCGTAACCAGATGCAATCTTTAAGAAGTTTAGGTTTAGTTAAAGGAGTTCCTGGTCCTAGAGGAGGGTATAAGCCAACGATTGAAGCTTACCATTCGTTAAATATTACTGTTTCAGATAAAGATTTTAAAGTGCCAATTTATAAAAATGGAAAAAAACTTAAGGACATTTCCGTTGCTAAAATCGAATTTACCAGTGTTCCGCAACCTAGTGAATGCGAAGCAGCCATAAAAGTTTTAGGAAGTATTAAGGACATAGCATTAGGTGATACAATAAGTATTGGCCCCACACCTGTAAATAACCTGGGGATTCTCGGAACGATTGTAGGCCGTGATGATATGGATAATATTCTATTGCTTGATACAAAAACTATCAGATGCATTCCTAAACAGACTGTCGGTGAAATTGCAAGTCGTGATGTAATATCTTTTAAAATGGATTCTTCTGTTAAGGAAGCTGCCAAAAAGTTAGTTGACAATGATATTGACGGTGCTCCTGTAATGAAGGATGGAAAAGTTGTCGGTGTATTCACATTATCCGACCTTGTCCGCGCAATTGCTGAGGACAGGGAGAATTTAACTGTTAGTGAGCTGATGTCAACAAATGTTGTAATAGTCAATGAAGATTTAAAAATAGCCAATGCCATTGAAGTCATGCTTAAAAAGTCCATTTCCAGATTAATAGTGGCAGATAACAACCACGTTTTATTAGGTATTGTTACAAGAACCGATTTAATTAATACAATTTCCTGTTTAGACCAGTTTCCAATAATTACTAATTAA
- a CDS encoding DUF2304 domain-containing protein, with translation MFLYSIIFPIMTVIAIIWFLFRYLKEKNSLLTVILWTLLWIFVTLFAIFPNFSNVFANLFGITRGLDFIIIIVFAVLIYTIFKLYQKIDKLEDDINKIVKEVALDNEISLKDKEE, from the coding sequence ATGTTTTTATACTCAATCATATTCCCAATAATGACTGTAATAGCCATTATATGGTTTTTATTCAGATATTTAAAAGAGAAAAATTCGCTGCTTACTGTTATATTATGGACGTTGCTATGGATTTTTGTTACATTATTTGCAATATTTCCTAATTTCAGTAATGTTTTTGCTAATTTATTTGGTATAACCCGTGGTCTGGATTTTATAATCATTATTGTTTTTGCAGTTTTGATTTATACTATTTTTAAATTATATCAAAAAATTGACAAGTTGGAAGATGATATTAATAAGATTGTCAAAGAGGTAGCTTTAGATAATGAAATCTCCCTTAAAGATAAAGAGGAATAG